One window of the Paenibacillus beijingensis genome contains the following:
- a CDS encoding PaaX family transcriptional regulator C-terminal domain-containing protein gives MLSLEKQILYMLLHRRAISTSEFIRIFKDRGKSEQVIRNTLSSMKKKGYIAAEDRKYKLAEAGARVIESLQLKFSGMDMSWDGRWHFVMFSIPEQHRSMRNSFRRELMQIGYGLLFDGVFICPFNRENAVLELAAQCGMDASWIRTAIGELRYGPITAIDAKRIWPVQELNDKYVSFIAWINDKIKESSAFMENSAGAMPWDVLLLILEAGEAFGEILLEDPFLPKELLPDDWKMPKARELYHYYIGHKLAPLLQSDKELYSLIVSTD, from the coding sequence ATGCTGTCCTTAGAAAAGCAAATCCTGTACATGCTCCTGCATCGGCGAGCAATTTCGACCTCCGAGTTTATTCGGATTTTCAAGGATCGCGGCAAATCCGAGCAGGTCATTCGCAATACGCTCTCTTCCATGAAGAAGAAAGGCTACATCGCGGCGGAAGACCGGAAATATAAATTGGCGGAAGCAGGCGCCAGGGTCATCGAGAGCCTACAGCTTAAATTTTCCGGAATGGATATGTCGTGGGACGGGCGCTGGCACTTCGTCATGTTCAGCATTCCTGAGCAGCATCGTTCCATGCGGAATTCGTTCCGCCGCGAGCTGATGCAAATCGGTTACGGACTCTTGTTCGATGGCGTCTTCATTTGCCCGTTCAATCGCGAGAACGCCGTGCTCGAGTTGGCCGCACAGTGCGGCATGGACGCATCATGGATCCGCACCGCAATCGGCGAGCTGCGGTACGGCCCGATCACGGCGATCGACGCGAAACGGATTTGGCCCGTCCAGGAGCTTAATGACAAATACGTCTCGTTTATCGCCTGGATCAACGACAAGATCAAAGAATCGTCGGCTTTTATGGAGAACAGCGCGGGGGCTATGCCGTGGGATGTCCTGCTGCTCATTTTGGAAGCCGGAGAGGCGTTCGGTGAAATTTTGCTAGAAGACCCATTCTTGCCGAAAGAGTTGCTGCCGGACGATTGGAAAATGCCGAAGGCTCGGGAATTGTATCACTATTATATCGGTCATAAGCTCGCTCCCCTGCTCCAAAGCGACAAAGAGCTGTATTCCCTGATCGTGTCAACGGACTGA
- a CDS encoding MFS transporter — translation MKSILSLYFLIAFAIGTDTFLVSPLLPTLRQQFHISVEASGWMIGAYALGYALFALIAGPLSDGLNRKKIMLIGILGFAVSTFLCGLAWNFWSMFAFRALAGIFAAFMSPQVWATIPVLVPASKVTKSMGIVSAGFAVSQTVGVPIGSYLATYSWKMPFFIIGGIALALFALILWIVPQFKPAAAGRQPSIMDRYAELLGANGAKGSYLAFFAMLTGAFAVFTFIGNWLSDKFGMNVSEIGQVFIFMGLGNLIGSFVGGHAAARLGGRNVLLGGIGMMAMLYLMLNLAASPLLVHLCFFVLYLVFGTVFPIMMALFQTLSSTARGTSAALTNVVNYAATTAGAYIAGIVYAQLNGFFGLTVFALLCCAVSIGLWVKSGTAVAIKRSV, via the coding sequence ATGAAGAGCATCTTAAGCTTATATTTTCTGATTGCATTCGCGATCGGTACGGATACGTTTCTGGTGTCGCCGCTGCTCCCGACGCTTCGGCAGCAGTTTCATATCAGCGTCGAAGCATCGGGCTGGATGATCGGGGCGTATGCACTGGGGTACGCCTTGTTCGCTCTTATAGCGGGGCCGCTGTCGGACGGTTTGAACCGGAAAAAGATCATGCTGATCGGCATCCTCGGTTTTGCGGTTTCCACCTTCCTGTGCGGCTTGGCGTGGAACTTTTGGTCGATGTTTGCGTTTCGGGCGCTGGCCGGCATTTTTGCGGCATTTATGTCTCCGCAGGTGTGGGCGACGATCCCGGTTCTAGTTCCCGCCTCGAAGGTGACGAAATCGATGGGCATCGTATCGGCCGGTTTCGCAGTCTCGCAGACGGTCGGCGTGCCGATTGGCAGCTACTTGGCCACATATTCCTGGAAGATGCCGTTTTTTATTATCGGGGGAATCGCTTTAGCGCTGTTCGCGTTGATTTTATGGATCGTCCCTCAATTTAAGCCGGCGGCTGCCGGCAGGCAGCCTTCCATAATGGATCGGTACGCAGAGTTGCTCGGCGCGAACGGGGCGAAAGGGTCCTATCTGGCCTTTTTTGCGATGTTGACGGGCGCTTTCGCCGTATTCACGTTTATCGGCAACTGGCTCTCGGACAAGTTCGGCATGAACGTGTCGGAGATCGGTCAAGTGTTCATATTCATGGGCCTTGGCAACTTGATCGGCAGTTTTGTCGGCGGCCATGCGGCGGCGAGACTCGGCGGGCGAAACGTGCTGCTGGGGGGGATCGGCATGATGGCAATGCTGTACTTGATGCTCAACCTCGCAGCGTCGCCGCTGCTGGTGCATCTGTGCTTCTTCGTCTTGTATCTGGTCTTCGGGACCGTTTTCCCGATCATGATGGCGCTGTTCCAGACTCTATCCTCCACCGCCCGTGGGACAAGCGCAGCGCTAACGAACGTGGTCAACTACGCCGCAACGACAGCCGGGGCCTATATCGCTGGAATTGTGTACGCGCAGTTGAACGGGTTTTTCGGCTTGACGGTCTTCGCGTTACTGTGCTGCGCGGTATCCATTGGGCTGTGGGTCAAAAGCGGAACGGCAGTCGCTATTAAGCGTTCAGTCTAA
- a CDS encoding MarR family winged helix-turn-helix transcriptional regulator has protein sequence MESYQLLSYQMRDIKNALTGVLNRVLLRYDVSPVMMFTLELLLKHPEYIAIDIASEVGVTRGAITQLLDKMEKQGLVSRHPHPTSRRSLQIRVTDQGHALANSVLNEYHEQIAKMFDVYSNDEISTLSKLLSKLPL, from the coding sequence ATGGAATCATACCAATTATTATCCTATCAGATGCGTGATATTAAAAATGCACTCACCGGAGTATTGAATAGGGTGCTTCTTCGATATGACGTTTCTCCCGTAATGATGTTTACACTTGAATTGCTTCTAAAACATCCTGAATATATTGCGATTGATATTGCCTCAGAAGTTGGCGTAACACGGGGAGCTATTACGCAGTTACTAGATAAAATGGAAAAGCAAGGACTTGTTTCTCGCCATCCTCACCCTACAAGCCGCAGAAGCTTGCAGATCCGGGTGACCGATCAAGGACATGCTTTAGCGAATTCAGTCCTCAACGAATATCATGAGCAAATTGCAAAAATGTTCGACGTGTACTCAAATGATGAAATCTCTACCCTTAGTAAACTTTTGAGTAAGCTACCGCTGTAA
- a CDS encoding SDR family oxidoreductase — protein MSRVICITGASSGIGLATALLFAEEGWTVYAGTRNIERDQQKYIHGNLNFVDIDVTNQDTIERAIQIIDQYHGRLDLLFCNAGFGYVKALNQTEIKDVQKVFDTNVYGVIRTIREAFPLMRKAGGGHIVVTSSISGLVGQALNEIYCASKFALEGLIESLATYYKPYFNIDVTLIEPGAINTNFSHTVMSQIAANGGIAEDEFKPVFDAFISTFGSVNADPQSPESVAKVVLELTRLEEKPLRIRTSDEAERFVRYKVENDPSGLNCLYETRNIQLGL, from the coding sequence ATGAGCAGAGTAATCTGTATTACCGGTGCATCGTCCGGAATCGGGTTGGCAACCGCATTATTATTCGCGGAAGAAGGCTGGACTGTCTATGCTGGAACAAGGAATATTGAAAGAGATCAACAAAAATACATCCACGGAAACCTTAACTTCGTGGATATTGACGTTACCAATCAAGATACCATTGAACGTGCGATCCAAATCATTGATCAGTATCATGGTCGATTGGATTTACTTTTTTGCAATGCGGGCTTCGGATACGTGAAAGCATTGAACCAGACGGAAATCAAAGATGTACAAAAAGTCTTTGATACCAATGTCTACGGCGTCATTCGTACCATCCGGGAGGCATTCCCGTTAATGCGCAAAGCAGGTGGTGGACATATCGTCGTCACCTCAAGTATTAGCGGCTTAGTTGGCCAAGCTCTGAATGAGATATACTGCGCCAGTAAATTTGCTCTTGAGGGTTTAATTGAGAGTTTGGCCACGTATTATAAGCCGTATTTCAATATCGACGTTACGCTTATTGAACCTGGAGCTATCAATACGAATTTTAGTCATACAGTTATGTCCCAAATTGCTGCAAACGGCGGAATTGCTGAGGATGAATTTAAACCGGTATTCGATGCATTTATCTCTACTTTTGGTTCAGTCAACGCCGACCCTCAATCTCCTGAATCCGTGGCTAAAGTCGTGCTTGAATTGACACGTCTGGAGGAAAAGCCTCTGCGTATTCGGACTTCGGATGAAGCTGAACGCTTTGTGAGGTACAAGGTGGAGAACGACCCCAGTGGTTTGAATTGCTTATATGAAACGCGTAACATCCAACTGGGATTGTAA
- a CDS encoding DUF3703 domain-containing protein — MGEKNFDLFEHEMETGKNLAIQGKWIDAYRHFEIAHELGHGVRKHHLAAHRAALQAAIKAKHPGRIFYQLFFLGFATLTSRP; from the coding sequence ATGGGAGAAAAGAACTTCGATCTCTTTGAGCATGAAATGGAAACTGGCAAAAATCTCGCCATCCAAGGGAAGTGGATAGATGCATATCGTCACTTCGAAATCGCCCATGAACTCGGTCATGGCGTTAGAAAACATCATTTAGCCGCACATCGTGCTGCCCTTCAAGCTGCTATAAAGGCAAAGCATCCAGGACGTATCTTCTATCAATTGTTCTTCCTTGGATTTGCAACTCTCACTTCAAGACCGTGA
- a CDS encoding PepSY-associated TM helix domain-containing protein has protein sequence MNNISFYQTLWRWHFYAGLIFAPFILILAVTGSVYLFKPQLEQWMYHDDYVVEAQGSKLPASSLIAKVTDAYPEAQVRKYRPGEDAERSAEVKINLKGESVTVFVNPYSGNIIGELNDNDRLIDKFEEFHGELMLGKTGDRIVELAACWSIILIVTGIYLWFPKGKGKLAGVVFPRFKRGRKNLIRDLHAVPAFWISAAMLFLVITGLLWSGLWGTNVQNLATNAGVGYPPSIWVGSAPSSTVKTKDIADVPWAAQNLDVPTSGMQGYIPVSIDHIVTTAEKLNIYPTYEVIFPKKAEGVYTISVFPPKAKDEATVHIDQYTGAVLADYRYIHYAPIGKLMAWGITVHKGLEYGLPNQIAGLLVCIGIAGIAASGMMLWWKRKPSGQLGAPKAPGLKKMKVVAVILALFGLLFPLVGATLIAVLVLDWLVIRRVRMFRTFFNA, from the coding sequence ATGAACAACATTTCTTTTTATCAGACGCTGTGGAGATGGCATTTTTACGCCGGGCTTATTTTTGCCCCCTTCATTCTGATTCTTGCCGTTACGGGTTCCGTCTATTTATTTAAACCGCAGCTTGAACAATGGATGTACCATGACGATTACGTTGTCGAGGCGCAAGGCAGCAAACTGCCCGCTTCCAGCCTCATTGCGAAAGTAACGGATGCTTATCCGGAAGCGCAGGTGCGAAAATATCGTCCGGGCGAGGATGCGGAGCGTTCCGCTGAGGTGAAAATAAACCTGAAAGGTGAATCGGTCACCGTATTTGTCAATCCTTACAGCGGGAATATCATCGGTGAACTGAATGATAACGATCGCCTGATCGATAAGTTTGAGGAGTTTCATGGCGAGCTGATGCTGGGCAAGACCGGTGACCGGATTGTCGAGCTTGCCGCCTGCTGGTCGATCATCCTGATCGTGACCGGCATTTATTTGTGGTTTCCGAAGGGCAAAGGAAAACTGGCGGGTGTTGTTTTTCCACGGTTCAAGAGAGGCAGGAAAAACCTGATCCGGGATTTGCACGCCGTCCCTGCTTTTTGGATTTCCGCTGCGATGCTGTTTTTGGTCATCACCGGTTTGCTATGGTCGGGTCTGTGGGGGACTAATGTACAAAATCTCGCCACGAACGCAGGTGTCGGCTATCCGCCGTCGATCTGGGTCGGCAGCGCGCCTTCCAGCACAGTGAAGACCAAAGACATAGCCGACGTCCCGTGGGCGGCTCAAAATCTGGACGTCCCGACGTCCGGTATGCAGGGATATATTCCCGTTTCGATCGATCATATTGTAACGACGGCGGAAAAGCTGAACATTTATCCGACTTACGAGGTCATTTTTCCGAAAAAAGCGGAGGGCGTCTATACGATATCCGTCTTCCCGCCCAAAGCGAAAGACGAAGCTACCGTTCATATCGATCAATATACGGGAGCGGTGTTGGCGGATTACCGGTACATTCATTATGCGCCGATCGGCAAACTGATGGCATGGGGCATTACGGTGCATAAAGGATTGGAATACGGCCTGCCCAACCAAATTGCCGGACTGCTGGTCTGTATTGGTATTGCGGGCATCGCAGCCAGCGGCATGATGCTCTGGTGGAAACGTAAACCAAGCGGTCAGCTCGGTGCGCCTAAAGCGCCGGGATTAAAGAAAATGAAGGTTGTTGCCGTTATCCTTGCCCTGTTCGGATTGTTGTTTCCGTTGGTCGGGGCAACGCTGATCGCCGTGTTAGTGCTGGATTGGCTCGTTATACGAAGAGTTCGGATGTTCAGAACGTTTTTTAACGCATAG
- a CDS encoding FixH family protein, whose protein sequence is MKNGGKLTVVLICMLLLSACSPPSPNAASKYQKENVLGIVIIVPDPITLGKPQRFIAVLEQAGTKVDNADDVRFTIWGSGDTGPRETVAAANDGNGIYSVEKMIDREGVYYVQVNASAGGSSVMPTKRFIAGDVTQEDGAPDNLHQAPTGHEHH, encoded by the coding sequence GTGAAAAATGGTGGTAAGCTTACAGTTGTCTTGATTTGCATGCTGCTGCTGTCGGCCTGCTCGCCGCCGAGCCCAAATGCGGCTTCAAAATATCAAAAGGAGAATGTGCTCGGCATCGTTATTATCGTGCCCGATCCAATTACTTTGGGCAAACCGCAGCGCTTTATTGCCGTCCTCGAACAAGCAGGCACAAAAGTGGACAATGCCGACGATGTCCGTTTTACGATTTGGGGCAGCGGCGATACCGGACCGCGTGAAACCGTTGCGGCCGCTAACGATGGGAACGGCATATACAGCGTGGAGAAAATGATCGACCGGGAAGGCGTTTATTACGTACAGGTGAATGCGAGCGCAGGCGGTTCCAGCGTCATGCCGACCAAACGATTTATCGCAGGAGACGTAACGCAAGAAGACGGCGCGCCTGACAATCTTCACCAAGCCCCCACCGGCCACGAGCATCATTAA
- a CDS encoding D-cysteine desulfhydrase family protein → MTNIPDRVPLANLPTKIEKLERLSAQLGGPSLFIKRDDQTGTEFSGNKVRKLEYSLKEALAAGHDYVITCGGIQSNHCRSTAAAAAKLGLKSYLVLRGNEPQEPDGNLLLDHLLGAQIRYITAEEYRERRAEIMESVKDKLTGQGYKPYIIPEGASNGIGSFGYYTALREIVEQEKELGVHFDAIVVAVGSGGTYAGLLLASKTLHYKADIIGINVCDDEYYFRHVIDSILQDSGRYLQEDIAYAKQDFHIIDGYVGQGYGISSPEVRQFIFDFAKLEGVILDPVYTGKALFGLVEEIKKGRFNDLHNILFIHTGGLFGLFPQKHEFINPN, encoded by the coding sequence ATGACAAACATTCCGGATCGGGTACCGCTGGCTAACCTGCCCACAAAGATTGAAAAGCTGGAGCGTTTATCCGCACAGTTAGGCGGCCCTAGCTTGTTCATTAAACGGGACGATCAAACCGGAACGGAGTTTTCGGGCAATAAGGTTAGAAAGTTAGAATACAGTCTGAAGGAAGCACTGGCAGCTGGCCATGATTACGTAATCACATGCGGAGGCATCCAGTCCAACCACTGCAGATCTACGGCTGCAGCCGCTGCGAAGCTTGGTTTGAAATCTTATCTAGTTCTGCGTGGAAACGAGCCTCAGGAGCCCGACGGCAATTTATTGCTGGATCATCTTCTTGGCGCGCAGATCCGTTACATTACGGCCGAAGAATACAGAGAACGCAGAGCGGAAATCATGGAGAGCGTTAAGGACAAACTGACCGGGCAAGGGTATAAGCCCTATATTATTCCGGAAGGTGCATCCAATGGCATCGGCTCGTTCGGCTACTATACTGCACTGCGTGAGATCGTCGAACAGGAAAAGGAGCTCGGTGTCCACTTTGACGCCATTGTCGTTGCCGTCGGCTCCGGCGGCACTTATGCCGGGCTGCTCCTGGCTTCCAAAACGTTACATTACAAAGCGGACATCATCGGAATTAACGTTTGTGACGACGAGTATTACTTCCGGCATGTAATTGACTCTATTCTTCAGGATAGCGGCCGCTATCTTCAGGAAGATATCGCCTATGCCAAACAAGATTTTCATATTATCGACGGGTATGTTGGGCAAGGCTACGGAATCAGCAGCCCGGAGGTACGCCAGTTTATTTTTGATTTTGCCAAGCTGGAAGGTGTTATTTTGGACCCTGTCTATACCGGCAAAGCGCTGTTCGGATTGGTGGAGGAGATCAAGAAGGGGCGCTTCAATGACCTTCATAATATTCTTTTTATTCATACGGGAGGCTTGTTCGGGCTTTTTCCGCAAAAACACGAATTTATCAATCCGAACTGA
- a CDS encoding ROK family transcriptional regulator, whose amino-acid sequence MGKIRTGDLKLVQELNRSIILNMIREHGPISRSEIAKRNGISPTTVASATQELMKEGYVCEVGAGASNGGRKPILLKLASDHLYLIGISVSNFMIEIAQMNLEANISRRSARPVRSLSGDELIEAILSDIALFLQQCPPREQCIGISLITPGVVNSESGTLYFNSKLHLENIPFKQLIETRFGIKTWVENDLNAMVLAEKRFGPYGKCKNMIYVSVADGVGAGIFFHDILLRGGVGGAGELGHTIVDRNGIRCECGNVGCLENYVNWPAVYSRIFASVTRGKPSVIMDLAEGDITRITPAIFKEAIQKHDPLAVDLADEISSFLGLGMVNLINLFNPEIVIIGGSVCVDNNRVIENVRKYVASHALPVLRNLPIRQSTLGKDADLIAAASILLQDIFHFSLAE is encoded by the coding sequence GTGGGCAAAATTAGAACCGGAGATTTGAAACTCGTTCAAGAATTAAACCGCTCCATTATTCTTAACATGATACGGGAACACGGACCGATCTCCAGGAGCGAAATCGCCAAACGCAACGGCATCAGCCCGACCACGGTCGCATCGGCCACGCAGGAGCTGATGAAAGAAGGCTACGTCTGCGAGGTTGGCGCAGGCGCATCCAACGGCGGAAGAAAACCGATTTTGCTGAAATTGGCTTCGGATCACCTTTATTTGATCGGTATTTCCGTATCGAACTTCATGATTGAGATTGCCCAAATGAATCTGGAAGCAAACATCAGCCGCCGAAGCGCCAGGCCGGTACGGTCGCTGTCAGGAGACGAGCTGATTGAGGCCATTCTTTCCGATATCGCCCTGTTCCTTCAACAATGTCCGCCCCGCGAGCAGTGCATCGGCATCTCGCTCATTACGCCAGGCGTCGTCAACTCCGAGTCTGGAACGTTGTATTTCAATTCCAAGCTCCACTTGGAAAACATCCCTTTTAAGCAGCTGATAGAAACCCGTTTCGGCATCAAAACGTGGGTGGAGAACGATTTGAATGCGATGGTGCTGGCTGAAAAAAGGTTCGGGCCTTACGGCAAGTGCAAAAATATGATTTACGTTTCCGTGGCGGACGGGGTGGGCGCAGGCATTTTCTTTCACGATATTTTGCTGCGGGGCGGCGTCGGCGGAGCCGGCGAGCTGGGGCATACGATTGTGGACCGGAACGGGATTCGCTGTGAATGCGGCAATGTGGGCTGCCTCGAAAATTACGTCAACTGGCCGGCCGTCTATTCGCGAATTTTCGCCTCGGTCACGCGCGGCAAACCGTCCGTCATTATGGATCTGGCGGAAGGAGATATTACACGGATCACGCCTGCCATATTCAAGGAAGCGATTCAAAAGCACGATCCGTTAGCCGTCGATCTGGCAGACGAAATCAGCAGTTTTTTGGGACTCGGAATGGTTAACCTGATCAATCTGTTCAATCCGGAAATCGTCATTATAGGCGGAAGCGTGTGTGTGGACAATAACCGGGTGATCGAGAACGTCAGGAAGTACGTGGCCTCCCATGCGCTGCCCGTCCTGCGGAATCTTCCGATCCGCCAATCAACGCTCGGCAAAGACGCCGATCTGATCGCCGCCGCGTCCATCCTGCTTCAGGACATATTTCATTTCTCGCTTGCCGAGTGA
- a CDS encoding extracellular solute-binding protein: MKRKSSVWALLMIVLAVAVLSACGKNSNSADSGGTTATNSGGTTETDTSKNDKPLSGTVLHTISSPSNEEFFAKINQEFKDKTGIDVQVDTVGYNDVAPKLMNSFMAGGSTYDLFVMDVIDLPRFVSAGWVAPVDQWITDDMKKDLLPFAAQALQYQGKFYGLPYASEYKSFVYNKTLLEKAGFTAPPKTWDEFIAYSKALQEKGIVKYASAWAWSQTEGLVCDFVAIASSMGGKLFDDSGNPVLNSPENVKALQLMVDMIYKDKIVDPASLQYNESNVLNAMSAGDIAFELNWGLPLTPLNDASQSKIVGQADVAPLPYTVSSATIAGPMSYAISAGSKNKDAAWEYIKFLNDQNGAKRQALEIGMFPGWKSVYEDAEVKSGVPGLDKILEQAEVAVNRPQIPWYNEWSSKFQVELQNALTQKKTPQQALDDAMAESLKVKESNS; the protein is encoded by the coding sequence ATGAAAAGAAAATCATCCGTTTGGGCATTGCTTATGATCGTTTTGGCGGTAGCGGTTCTGTCCGCTTGCGGGAAAAACTCCAATTCAGCCGACTCCGGCGGTACAACGGCAACAAATTCAGGCGGTACAACAGAAACGGATACATCCAAGAACGACAAGCCGCTCTCAGGCACCGTACTCCATACCATCTCCAGTCCCTCCAATGAAGAGTTCTTCGCGAAAATCAATCAAGAGTTTAAAGATAAAACAGGCATTGATGTGCAAGTCGATACGGTCGGCTACAACGATGTCGCTCCGAAGCTGATGAACTCGTTCATGGCCGGCGGCAGCACATACGACCTCTTTGTTATGGACGTCATCGATCTGCCCCGCTTCGTCTCGGCCGGTTGGGTGGCTCCCGTCGATCAATGGATCACCGACGATATGAAGAAAGATCTGCTCCCTTTCGCCGCTCAGGCGCTCCAATACCAGGGCAAATTTTACGGTTTGCCTTACGCCTCCGAATACAAGTCTTTCGTTTACAACAAGACGCTGCTCGAGAAAGCCGGATTTACGGCACCGCCGAAAACATGGGATGAATTTATTGCGTACAGCAAAGCGCTGCAGGAGAAAGGCATCGTCAAATACGCGTCCGCTTGGGCGTGGAGCCAGACGGAAGGTCTTGTGTGCGACTTTGTTGCCATCGCATCCAGTATGGGCGGCAAGCTGTTCGACGACAGCGGAAATCCGGTATTGAACAGCCCCGAGAACGTCAAAGCGCTGCAACTGATGGTAGACATGATTTACAAGGATAAAATCGTCGATCCCGCATCGCTGCAATATAATGAATCTAATGTGCTGAACGCTATGTCCGCCGGCGATATCGCCTTTGAGCTGAACTGGGGACTGCCGCTCACGCCTCTTAACGACGCATCCCAATCGAAAATCGTCGGACAAGCCGACGTCGCCCCGCTCCCGTATACGGTATCGAGCGCAACGATCGCCGGACCGATGTCCTATGCTATTTCCGCCGGTTCCAAAAATAAAGATGCGGCTTGGGAATACATCAAGTTTCTGAACGATCAAAACGGTGCCAAGCGTCAAGCGCTTGAAATCGGCATGTTCCCGGGCTGGAAAAGCGTTTATGAAGATGCTGAAGTGAAATCGGGCGTTCCGGGACTCGATAAAATTTTGGAGCAAGCCGAAGTGGCCGTCAACCGTCCGCAAATTCCGTGGTATAACGAATGGTCCTCCAAATTCCAGGTTGAGCTGCAAAACGCGCTGACGCAAAAGAAAACGCCGCAGCAAGCGCTGGACGACGCGATGGCGGAATCGCTGAAAGTGAAGGAAAGCAACAGCTGA
- a CDS encoding carbohydrate ABC transporter permease yields the protein MINKAAREMSSPKKMISEKKMISEPKFALLLLLPTIVILLGLLLYPFLYSIYLAFVNLNLTKPWIGTKFVGLENFATVLKDNEFWLSMLTTFYFTVFNVAASMVIGLAAALLFNTKFRFRGLARSLLLIPWAMPGVVNAMLWQTMLHPNYGLVNGLLLKLGLISDPINWLSDPKLALASVITAQLWTSFPFVALMYLAALQSIPYDLIEAGKIDGAGTFRIFTHIIVKLLVPVTLVLLVLRTIDSFRTFDLIFAMTKGGPANATELAGVYLYKQGFMFSNFGVGSAGSYVLTAFILVFVILYMRILRQRDDH from the coding sequence ATGATTAACAAAGCTGCGCGGGAAATGTCCTCGCCGAAAAAAATGATCTCCGAGAAAAAAATGATCTCAGAACCGAAATTCGCGCTTCTGCTGCTGCTTCCGACAATCGTGATCCTTTTGGGACTGCTGCTGTACCCGTTTCTCTACTCCATCTATCTTGCTTTCGTCAATCTGAACTTGACGAAGCCGTGGATCGGCACCAAATTTGTCGGGCTTGAAAACTTCGCAACGGTTCTGAAGGATAACGAGTTTTGGCTCAGTATGCTGACGACGTTTTATTTTACCGTATTTAATGTTGCAGCAAGCATGGTGATCGGGCTTGCTGCAGCCCTTCTTTTTAATACGAAGTTTCGCTTCAGGGGGCTGGCCCGGTCGCTTCTGCTCATTCCGTGGGCGATGCCGGGCGTCGTCAATGCGATGCTGTGGCAGACGATGCTGCACCCGAATTACGGTTTGGTGAACGGCCTGCTGCTCAAGCTCGGCTTGATCTCGGACCCGATCAACTGGCTGTCCGATCCGAAGCTGGCGCTCGCCTCCGTTATAACGGCACAGCTGTGGACGTCATTTCCGTTCGTAGCGCTGATGTACCTCGCTGCACTGCAGTCTATTCCGTATGATCTGATTGAGGCGGGCAAAATCGACGGAGCCGGCACATTTCGCATTTTCACCCATATTATCGTAAAGCTGCTCGTTCCGGTGACGCTCGTGCTGCTCGTGCTGCGGACGATCGACTCCTTCCGCACGTTCGATCTTATTTTTGCGATGACTAAAGGAGGGCCCGCCAACGCCACGGAGCTTGCCGGCGTCTATCTGTACAAGCAGGGGTTCATGTTCAGCAACTTCGGTGTCGGTTCGGCGGGAAGTTATGTGCTGACCGCCTTTATCCTGGTGTTCGTCATTCTTTATATGCGTATTCTGCGGCAGAGGGACGATCATTGA
- a CDS encoding carbohydrate ABC transporter permease: protein MSKGLNRILLYIGVIVVICFTVAPLLWAFVVSVSPATELSTLARQWLPRQMTFDNYVQVLSLSDNADTFKNSLLNSFIVAGSTTFLALIFGSFGAYAFARLRFRFKDRLSVIFLFTQMVPSIAIALPLYLIFKNIGLLDTKTSLTLANLSFTLPFIIWMMRAFFGSIPKELEEAAFIDGLGRFGALFRIILPISAPGLFAIGVFAYLNTWNEFNTALVLTGSDQSKTMPVVINEFLGRFSVDYGLMASSGIIGLLPPVLLALVFQRYLVDGMTSGAVKG from the coding sequence ATGTCAAAAGGATTGAACCGGATCCTGCTCTATATCGGCGTCATCGTTGTCATCTGTTTTACCGTCGCTCCGCTGTTGTGGGCGTTCGTCGTCAGCGTTTCGCCTGCGACCGAATTGTCGACGCTTGCCCGGCAGTGGCTGCCCCGCCAAATGACCTTTGACAATTACGTGCAGGTGCTCAGCTTGTCGGATAATGCGGACACGTTCAAAAACTCGCTGCTGAACAGCTTCATCGTGGCCGGTTCCACGACGTTTTTGGCGCTTATTTTCGGATCATTCGGAGCGTACGCGTTCGCAAGGCTGCGGTTCAGATTCAAGGACCGGCTCTCCGTCATTTTTCTGTTTACACAAATGGTGCCGAGCATCGCGATTGCGCTGCCGCTTTATTTGATCTTCAAAAATATCGGGCTGCTGGATACGAAAACGTCGCTTACGCTGGCGAACTTGTCCTTCACGCTGCCGTTCATTATTTGGATGATGCGTGCTTTCTTCGGGTCGATTCCGAAAGAGCTCGAGGAAGCGGCGTTTATTGACGGCCTGGGCCGGTTCGGCGCGCTCTTCCGGATCATCCTGCCCATCTCGGCGCCGGGATTGTTCGCGATCGGGGTGTTTGCTTACTTGAATACGTGGAATGAATTCAATACCGCGCTTGTATTGACCGGTTCGGACCAGTCGAAAACGATGCCGGTTGTCATTAACGAGTTTCTTGGGCGGTTCTCGGTCGATTACGGTCTTATGGCATCGTCCGGTATTATCGGCTTGCTGCCCCCGGTGCTGCTCGCTCTTGTCTTCCAGCGTTATTTGGTTGACGGGATGACGTCCGGCGCGGTGAAGGGATGA